The genomic interval GGGAAGAAAAACCAGGGAAGGTAAGGACGGAAGGGCGGGAAGAAGAACCTGCGGCCTTTTCAGCCGCCCAAGGCTGCCGACTTTCTCACCGGCAAAACCTGCGGGGTTTCAGGTCGGCGGTAATACAGACCTGGCCATGGTAATGGGCAATCATGCTCCAGAAGCGCCGCAGTGCAGGTGAGGGAATGCGCACATCGAGCTGGGGCAGGTCACGTTCCAGAAACGTGCGGATGAAGCCTACCCGCCACTCGAAGCTCTCGGCATCGTTGCCGGCAAGAAAGGAGCGGGGAAAGCCGCCGCGCAGCCACAGGGCTTCAAGGCTGTCCGTCCCGATCTCGTCCAGGGCAAAGCCTTTGAGCTCATGGTAGAAGATGCGACCCGCCAGCGACTCCGACGATTGGCGCAGCAGCTCGGGCGAGGCGCTGCCGAGCACAAGGAACCTGGCCGGCGGCCCTGGTCGGTCTGCCAACACCCGCAGGGTCTCGAACAGCCCTGGCAGGCGCT from Thermodesulfobacteriota bacterium carries:
- a CDS encoding AAA family ATPase — protein: MVPRIRHSERVRSLLARYPVVALLGARQVGKSTLARQLVREAEGPTFFFDLENPQDLARLQEPMLSLAALPGLVVLDEVQRLPGLFETLRVLADRPGPPARFLVLGSASPELLRQSSESLAGRIFYHELKGFALDEIGTDSLEALWLRGGFPRSFLAGNDAESFEWRVGFIRTFLERDLPQLDVRIPSPALRRFWSMIAHYHGQVCITADLKPRRFCR